In a genomic window of Streptomyces pristinaespiralis:
- a CDS encoding ABC transporter permease produces the protein MSAGTYTPAPGAAPLGRMILSQAAFETKMLLRNGEQLLLTVIIPSLLLVLFSTVDIVDTGEGRAVDFLAPGVLALAVMSTAFTGQAIATGFERRYGVLKRLGASPIPRWALMTAKTLSVLVTEILQVVLLTVIAFALGWSPQGGPLAVLLLLVLGTAAFSGLGLLMAGTLKAEVTLAAANLVFLLLLVGGGVIVPLDRFPDGVASVLGLLPISALSDGLRDVLGHGAGMPWGNLGILALWAVLGLGAAARTFRWE, from the coding sequence ATGAGCGCCGGCACGTACACACCGGCGCCGGGCGCCGCACCGCTGGGCCGCATGATCCTCTCGCAGGCCGCGTTCGAGACGAAGATGCTGCTGCGCAACGGTGAACAGCTGCTGCTCACCGTCATCATCCCCTCGCTGCTGCTCGTGCTGTTCTCCACCGTCGACATCGTCGACACGGGAGAGGGACGGGCGGTCGACTTCCTCGCCCCCGGTGTCCTCGCGCTGGCCGTGATGTCCACCGCCTTCACCGGACAGGCCATCGCCACCGGGTTCGAGCGCCGCTACGGGGTGCTCAAGCGGCTCGGTGCCTCTCCGATCCCCCGCTGGGCCCTGATGACCGCCAAGACGCTCTCCGTCCTGGTCACCGAGATCCTCCAGGTCGTCCTGCTGACGGTCATCGCGTTCGCTCTCGGCTGGTCGCCGCAGGGCGGTCCGCTCGCCGTGCTGCTGCTGCTCGTCCTCGGCACCGCCGCCTTCTCCGGCCTCGGCCTGCTCATGGCCGGCACGCTCAAGGCCGAGGTCACCCTCGCGGCGGCCAACCTCGTCTTCCTGCTGCTGCTCGTCGGCGGCGGTGTGATCGTGCCGCTGGACAGGTTCCCCGACGGCGTCGCCTCGGTGCTGGGGCTGCTGCCCATCTCCGCGCTCTCCGACGGACTGCGTGACGTCCTCGGGCACGGCGCGGGCATGCCGTGGGGCAATCTGGGCATCCTCGCCCTCTGGGCGGTGCTCGGACTGGGCGCGGCCGCCCGGACCTTCCGCTGGGAGTGA
- a CDS encoding ABC transporter ATP-binding protein — MLSEPAVRIRGLVKRYGPKAAVDGLDLDVAPGSVTAVLGPNGAGKTTTIETCEGYRRADAGTVRVLGLDPVADAARLRPRIGVMLQSGGVYSGARADEMLRHMASLHARPLDVDALIERLGLGSCGRTTYRRLSGGQQQRLALAMAVVGRPELVFLDEPTAGLDPQARRATWELVRELRADGVTTVLTTHFMDEAEELADHIAIIDAGRVVAQGSAEELCRGGAENTLRFTGRPGLDVGSLLKALPDGSAAAELTPGEYRITGDVDPQLLATVTSWCAQHGVLPHGISVERHTLEDVFLELTGKELRG, encoded by the coding sequence ATGCTGAGCGAGCCTGCCGTCCGGATCCGGGGCCTGGTCAAGCGGTACGGACCCAAGGCCGCCGTGGACGGCCTCGACCTCGATGTCGCACCGGGTTCGGTGACCGCCGTCCTCGGGCCCAACGGGGCCGGCAAGACCACCACGATCGAGACCTGCGAGGGCTACCGCCGTGCCGACGCCGGCACCGTGCGGGTCCTCGGCCTCGACCCGGTCGCCGACGCCGCGCGACTGCGCCCCCGTATCGGCGTGATGCTCCAGTCGGGCGGTGTCTACTCCGGCGCCCGCGCCGACGAGATGCTCCGCCACATGGCCTCCCTGCACGCCCGCCCCCTGGACGTCGACGCCCTGATCGAACGCCTCGGCCTCGGCAGCTGCGGGCGCACGACGTACCGGCGGCTCTCCGGGGGCCAGCAGCAGCGCCTCGCGCTGGCCATGGCCGTCGTCGGCCGCCCCGAGCTGGTCTTCCTCGACGAGCCCACCGCGGGCCTCGACCCGCAGGCTCGCCGCGCCACCTGGGAACTCGTCCGCGAACTGCGCGCGGACGGTGTCACCACCGTGCTGACCACCCACTTCATGGACGAGGCCGAGGAGCTCGCCGACCACATCGCGATCATCGACGCCGGCCGGGTGGTCGCCCAGGGCAGCGCGGAGGAGCTGTGCCGCGGCGGCGCGGAGAACACCCTGCGCTTCACCGGACGCCCCGGCCTCGACGTCGGCTCGCTGCTGAAGGCGCTCCCCGACGGTTCGGCGGCGGCGGAACTCACACCGGGCGAGTACCGGATCACCGGCGACGTCGACCCGCAGCTCCTGGCGACGGTCACCTCCTGGTGCGCCCAGCACGGCGTACTGCCGCACGGCATCTCGGTGGAGCGACACACCCTCGAGGACGTCTTCCTCGAGCTGACGGGCAAGGAGCTGCGCGGATGA
- a CDS encoding helix-turn-helix transcriptional regulator, producing MKNLGEAPQEELATGERSTRNRVARSILDHGPSTVADLAGRLGLTQAAVRRHLDSLVSENVVEAREQRVYGARTRGRPAKVFALTDCGRDAFDQSYDTLAVDALRWIEENAGGEAAVAAFARDRIEAQAVAYAAAVEAAAPEERTEALAKALSADGYAATARSAPVGEQLCQHHCPVAHAAEKYPQLCEAETEVFSRLLGTHVQRLATIAHGDGVCTTFIPRGAPQGGTSPPPGDPPRDSTTQTRTTPSASASTAGRNPA from the coding sequence GTGAAAAACCTCGGCGAGGCTCCCCAGGAGGAACTCGCGACCGGTGAGCGCTCGACGCGCAACCGTGTCGCGCGCTCCATCCTGGACCACGGCCCGTCCACGGTGGCCGACCTCGCGGGGCGACTGGGGCTGACCCAGGCGGCCGTCCGCCGGCACCTCGACTCGCTCGTCTCCGAGAACGTCGTGGAGGCTCGCGAGCAGCGTGTCTACGGCGCCCGCACCCGCGGCAGGCCCGCCAAGGTGTTCGCCCTGACCGACTGCGGCAGGGACGCCTTCGACCAGTCGTACGACACGCTGGCCGTCGACGCCCTGAGGTGGATCGAGGAGAACGCCGGGGGAGAGGCGGCAGTCGCCGCATTCGCCCGGGACCGCATCGAGGCGCAGGCCGTGGCCTACGCCGCGGCCGTCGAGGCCGCGGCGCCCGAGGAGCGTACGGAAGCGCTGGCGAAGGCCCTGAGCGCCGACGGGTACGCTGCTACGGCCCGCAGCGCGCCGGTCGGTGAGCAGCTCTGCCAGCACCACTGCCCGGTCGCCCACGCGGCCGAGAAGTACCCGCAACTGTGCGAGGCGGAGACCGAGGTCTTCTCGCGGCTCCTCGGGACACACGTGCAGCGGCTCGCCACCATCGCCCACGGCGACGGCGTCTGCACCACGTTCATCCCGCGCGGCGCGCCCCAGGGCGGCACCTCGCCGCCACCGGGCGACCCGCCTCGGGACAGCACCACACAGACCCGCACCACACCATCAGCTTCTGCAAGCACGGCCGGGAGGAACCCCGCATGA
- the sufB gene encoding Fe-S cluster assembly protein SufB codes for MTLPTETAHPELEGLGKYEFGWADSDAAGAAAKRGLSEDVVRDISAKKNEPEWMLKLRLKGLRLFDKKPMPSWGSDLSGIDFDNIKYFVRSTEAQAASWEELPEDIKNTYDKLGIPEAEKQRLVAGVAAQYESEVVYHQIREDLEEQGVIFLDTDTALKEHPELFQEYFGTVIPVGDNKFASLNTAVWSGGSFIYVPKGVHVDIPLQAYFRINTENMGQFERTLIIVDEDAYVHYVEGCTAPIYSSDSLHSAVVEIIVKKGGRCRYTTIQNWSNNVYNLVTKRAVAYEGATMEWVDGNIGSKVTMKYPAVYLMGEHAKGETLSIAFAGEGQHQDAGAKMVHMAPNTSSNIVSKSVARGGGRTSYRGLIEIGEGAPGAKSNVLCDALLVDTISRSDTYPYVDVREDDVSMGHEATVSKVSEDQLFYLMSRGMTEFEAMAMIVRGFVEPIAKELPMEYALELNRLIELQMEGSVG; via the coding sequence ATGACTCTCCCCACGGAGACTGCCCACCCCGAACTCGAGGGCCTGGGTAAGTACGAATTCGGCTGGGCCGACTCCGACGCGGCGGGTGCCGCGGCCAAGCGCGGTCTCTCCGAGGACGTCGTCCGCGACATCTCCGCGAAGAAGAACGAGCCGGAGTGGATGCTGAAGCTGCGGCTGAAGGGTCTGCGCCTCTTCGACAAGAAGCCCATGCCCAGCTGGGGCTCCGACCTCTCCGGCATCGACTTCGACAACATCAAGTACTTCGTGCGCTCCACCGAGGCCCAGGCCGCCTCGTGGGAGGAGCTGCCCGAGGACATCAAGAACACCTACGACAAGCTCGGCATCCCGGAGGCGGAGAAGCAGCGCCTGGTCGCCGGTGTCGCCGCGCAGTACGAGTCCGAGGTCGTCTACCACCAGATCCGTGAGGACCTGGAGGAGCAGGGCGTCATCTTCCTCGACACGGACACCGCGCTGAAGGAGCACCCGGAGCTCTTCCAGGAGTACTTCGGCACCGTCATCCCGGTCGGCGACAACAAGTTCGCGTCGCTGAACACGGCCGTGTGGTCCGGCGGGTCGTTCATCTACGTCCCCAAGGGCGTCCACGTGGACATCCCGCTGCAGGCCTACTTCCGTATCAACACGGAGAACATGGGCCAGTTCGAGCGGACGCTGATCATCGTCGACGAGGACGCCTACGTCCACTACGTCGAGGGCTGCACCGCCCCGATCTACTCCTCGGACTCGCTGCACAGCGCCGTGGTCGAGATCATCGTCAAGAAGGGCGGCCGCTGCCGCTACACGACCATCCAGAACTGGTCGAACAACGTCTACAACCTGGTCACCAAGCGCGCCGTGGCGTACGAGGGCGCGACCATGGAGTGGGTCGACGGCAACATCGGCTCCAAGGTGACCATGAAGTACCCGGCCGTCTACCTGATGGGCGAGCACGCCAAGGGCGAGACCCTGTCCATCGCCTTCGCGGGCGAGGGCCAGCACCAGGACGCCGGCGCCAAGATGGTCCACATGGCCCCGAACACCTCGTCCAACATCGTCTCCAAGTCGGTGGCGCGAGGCGGCGGCCGTACGTCCTACCGCGGTCTGATCGAGATCGGCGAGGGCGCGCCCGGCGCGAAGTCCAACGTGCTCTGCGACGCGCTGCTGGTCGACACGATCTCCCGCTCGGACACCTACCCGTACGTCGACGTCCGCGAGGACGACGTCTCCATGGGTCACGAGGCGACGGTCTCCAAGGTCTCGGAGGACCAGCTCTTCTACCTGATGAGCCGGGGCATGACCGAGTTCGAGGCGATGGCGATGATCGTGCGCGGCTTCGTCGAGCCGATCGCCAAGGAACTCCCCATGGAGTACGCGCTGGAGCTCAACCGGCTGATCGAGCTGCAGATGGAGGGCTCGGTGGGCTGA
- the sufD gene encoding Fe-S cluster assembly protein SufD — translation MAEAQNIPVGSTTAGSIAVAAESTVATRMSAPPSFDVADFPVPHGREEEWRFTPLERLAGLHDGTAVATGTGIKVDIEAPEGVTVETVGRDDARLGKAGTPVDRVAAQAYSSFEQATVVTVPKETQLAEPIRIAVHGEGGTAFGHQVVELGAFAEAVVVIDHTGDAVLAANVDYILGDGAKLTVVLVQDWDDKAVHIAQHNALVGRDASFKSVVVTFGGDVVRLHPRVSYAGTGGEAELFGLYFTDKGQHQEHRLLVDHNMPHCKSNAVYKGALQGDDAHAVWIGDVLIRAVAEGTDTYEMNRNLVLTDGARVDSVPNLEIETGEIAGAGHASATGRFDDEQLFYLMSRGIPEAEARRLVVRGFFAELVQQIGLPDVEERLLDKIDAELEASVLEASA, via the coding sequence ATGGCTGAGGCTCAGAACATCCCGGTGGGCTCCACCACCGCCGGCTCGATCGCGGTGGCCGCCGAGTCGACCGTCGCCACCCGTATGAGTGCGCCCCCGTCCTTCGACGTGGCGGACTTCCCGGTCCCGCACGGCCGTGAGGAGGAGTGGCGGTTCACGCCGCTGGAGCGCCTCGCCGGTCTGCACGACGGCACCGCCGTCGCGACCGGCACCGGGATCAAGGTCGACATCGAGGCCCCCGAGGGCGTCACCGTCGAGACGGTGGGCCGCGACGACGCGCGGCTCGGCAAGGCCGGTACCCCGGTGGACCGGGTCGCCGCGCAGGCGTACTCCTCCTTCGAGCAGGCCACGGTCGTGACCGTGCCGAAGGAGACGCAGCTCGCCGAGCCGATCCGCATCGCGGTGCACGGAGAGGGCGGCACGGCCTTCGGCCACCAGGTCGTCGAGCTCGGCGCCTTCGCGGAGGCGGTCGTGGTCATCGACCACACCGGCGACGCCGTGCTCGCGGCGAACGTCGACTACATCCTGGGCGACGGCGCCAAGCTGACCGTCGTCCTGGTCCAGGACTGGGACGACAAGGCCGTCCACATCGCCCAGCACAACGCGCTGGTCGGCCGGGACGCCTCCTTCAAGTCGGTCGTGGTGACCTTCGGCGGTGACGTCGTGCGGCTGCACCCCCGGGTCTCCTACGCCGGCACCGGCGGTGAGGCCGAGCTCTTCGGCCTGTACTTCACCGACAAGGGCCAGCACCAGGAGCACCGCCTCCTCGTCGACCACAACATGCCGCACTGCAAGTCCAACGCCGTCTACAAGGGCGCGCTGCAGGGCGACGACGCCCACGCGGTGTGGATCGGCGACGTGCTCATCCGGGCCGTGGCGGAGGGCACCGACACCTACGAGATGAACCGCAACCTGGTCCTCACGGACGGTGCGCGGGTCGACTCGGTGCCGAACCTCGAGATCGAGACCGGCGAGATCGCCGGCGCCGGTCACGCGTCGGCCACCGGCCGCTTCGACGACGAGCAGCTGTTCTACCTGATGTCCCGCGGCATCCCGGAGGCCGAGGCCCGGCGCCTCGTCGTCCGCGGCTTCTTCGCGGAGCTGGTCCAGCAGATCGGCCTGCC